A region from the Bacteroidota bacterium genome encodes:
- a CDS encoding tRNA (adenine-N1)-methyltransferase → MERRFVAGDLVLLIAPDQTTHIVRLEAGKQLSTHHGVLAHEAIIGLSSGSVVRTHKGAPYWVLEPSTADLMQHLRRRTQIIYPKDAAYILLRLNVQPGARVIEAGTGSGALTLALARAVGPSGCVYSYERRPEHQALARENLAALGLADRIVWRVRDIAEGFCETDVDALFLDVRSPWEYLPQVRAALRAGSFFGAILPTANQVSLLLEALRAHGFRFVEVEELLLRPYKAVSDRLRPADRMVAHTGYLIFARPITKAAECAP, encoded by the coding sequence ATGGAGCGTCGGTTTGTCGCCGGTGACCTGGTTTTGCTTATCGCCCCGGATCAAACCACACACATAGTGCGGCTGGAGGCCGGCAAACAGCTGAGCACGCACCACGGGGTTTTAGCCCACGAGGCCATCATCGGCCTGTCTTCGGGTTCGGTGGTGCGCACCCACAAGGGGGCTCCGTATTGGGTCCTGGAGCCGAGCACGGCGGATCTCATGCAGCATCTGCGGCGCCGCACCCAGATCATCTACCCCAAAGACGCGGCCTACATTCTACTGCGGCTCAACGTGCAGCCGGGTGCTCGGGTCATCGAGGCGGGAACCGGCAGCGGCGCCCTGACCTTGGCCCTGGCTCGGGCTGTAGGGCCTTCGGGATGCGTGTACTCCTATGAGCGCCGGCCCGAGCATCAGGCCCTGGCCCGGGAAAACCTCGCCGCGCTTGGGCTTGCGGATCGCATCGTGTGGCGCGTGCGGGACATCGCCGAGGGCTTCTGCGAAACGGATGTAGATGCGCTGTTTTTGGACGTGCGCTCCCCCTGGGAGTACCTCCCCCAGGTTCGGGCCGCGCTGCGGGCGGGCAGCTTTTTTGGGGCGATTCTGCCCACGGCCAATCAGGTGAGCCTGCTTTTGGAGGCGCTTCGGGCGCACGGCTTTCGCTTTGTTGAAGTAGAAGAGCTGCTCTTACGACCCTACAAGGCCGTCTCCGATCGGCTGCGGCCCGCAGATCGCATGGTCGCGCATACGGGTTATTTGATCTTTGCGCGCCCGATCACAAAAGCCGCCGAATGTGCTCCATGA
- a CDS encoding helix-turn-helix domain-containing protein, giving the protein MATACLQEDLIAIRTARQLSLADIEASTRIGRDVLAAMEAGCLHERGFSVAHQRGLYRAYAQALGLDFAHLWQAVCAHQAGAYRGSLGHRYLGRALEAEELEAEIQASMQEQALPKPPRVLTASILQADISAARIRVGRLLGGMATLFGFFALGALLYAAWSWRQQEAIAPPDMARAEVQPERFTPRGGEESATGSVALPDTLFFTIEAASGPLDPIRVRLDNGSSVRYWIERGQRRTFYARDSFALRGPVSRLRLWILNRSYREFPDTLDYTWVRFTRKQLLMWLADHERLFPSSPHTGGGSSRDRTPPP; this is encoded by the coding sequence ATGGCCACTGCATGCCTACAAGAAGACCTCATCGCGATTCGGACGGCACGTCAGCTCTCCTTGGCCGATATAGAAGCCAGCACCCGAATTGGGCGCGACGTTCTTGCGGCCATGGAGGCCGGATGCCTGCATGAGCGCGGGTTTTCCGTCGCCCATCAGCGCGGACTTTATCGGGCTTATGCACAGGCACTTGGGTTAGATTTCGCCCACCTTTGGCAGGCTGTATGCGCCCATCAAGCGGGCGCCTATCGGGGTAGCTTAGGACACCGCTATCTGGGGCGCGCTCTAGAAGCAGAGGAGCTTGAGGCCGAAATCCAAGCCTCAATGCAGGAGCAAGCTCTCCCCAAGCCCCCTCGGGTGCTCACGGCTTCCATACTTCAGGCCGACATCTCCGCCGCTCGCATCCGAGTAGGGCGGTTACTAGGCGGAATGGCCACTCTGTTTGGATTCTTTGCCCTGGGGGCTCTTCTGTACGCCGCCTGGAGTTGGCGGCAACAGGAGGCGATCGCTCCCCCCGACATGGCCCGGGCGGAGGTGCAACCGGAGCGTTTCACTCCGCGAGGGGGCGAGGAAAGTGCAACCGGCTCCGTTGCCTTGCCGGATACCCTGTTCTTCACCATAGAGGCCGCTTCTGGGCCCCTGGATCCCATACGGGTCCGATTAGACAACGGGTCCTCGGTGCGCTACTGGATCGAGCGCGGACAGCGGCGCACCTTCTACGCTCGAGATTCCTTCGCCTTGCGAGGGCCCGTGAGCCGGCTGCGGCTGTGGATTTTAAACCGATCCTATCGGGAATTTCCCGATACGCTAGACTACACGTGGGTACGTTTTACCCGAAAGCAGCTGCTGATGTGGCTGGCCGATCATGAGCGACTTTTCCCCTCTAGCCCTCACACCGGAGGAGGCTCGAGCCGAGATCGAACGCCTCCGCCGTGA
- the ligA gene encoding NAD-dependent DNA ligase LigA has translation MSDFSPLALTPEEARAEIERLRREIERHNELYYVHGEPEITDYEYDRLMSRLLALERAFPQFLTPDSPSQRVGGQITKEFPVIRHEVPMLSLDNTYSEEELRDFDRRVRELLEGRAYDYVVELKIDGVAVSLLYADGLLQYGATRGDGMLGEEITVNLRTIHDIPLRVRGPRPIPDRFEVRGEIYMRRQDFARLNEEREAAGERVFMNPRNATAGTLKLQDSREVARRRLRFFAYYLRAPELGLSTHWEALGWLRERGFPVNPHAQHARDMDEVLAFIRRWHEARHELEYDIDGVVVKVNQLALHPLLGETAKSPRWAIAFKYPPDQAITRLREITLQVGRTGIVTPVAELEPVVLSGTTVSRASLHNEDEIHRKDIRVGDWVIVEKAGEIIPQVVGVIRERRPPEAVPFRMPSQCPVCGAQLVRPEGEVRYYCPNASCSAQVRERIRHFASRDAMDIEGLGERLVDALVSANLVRDAADLYKLRADAVARLERMGPKSAENLMQAIARSRQRPFERVLYALGIRHVGLVTARALAEHLGSMDRIRQTSLEQLMQVPGVGPTVAQAVRAFLDDPHNQDLIERLRAAGLRLEHQGPRADAPLKGKTFVLTGALEAMTRAEAKARLEQLGARVTDSVSAHTNYLVIGADPGSKLDKARRLGIPLLDEAAFLRLLQEAESQKA, from the coding sequence ATGAGCGACTTTTCCCCTCTAGCCCTCACACCGGAGGAGGCTCGAGCCGAGATCGAACGCCTCCGCCGTGAAATCGAGCGGCATAACGAGCTCTATTACGTGCACGGCGAGCCGGAGATCACGGACTACGAGTACGACCGGCTCATGAGCCGGCTCTTGGCTCTTGAGCGCGCCTTTCCTCAGTTCCTCACCCCGGACTCTCCTAGTCAACGCGTGGGAGGTCAGATCACGAAGGAGTTTCCGGTCATCCGGCACGAAGTGCCCATGCTCAGCCTGGACAACACGTACTCGGAGGAAGAGCTGCGCGATTTCGACCGGCGCGTGCGCGAGCTGCTGGAGGGACGCGCGTACGACTACGTGGTGGAACTCAAAATCGACGGAGTGGCCGTCAGCTTGCTCTACGCCGATGGGCTATTGCAGTACGGGGCCACGCGTGGAGATGGAATGCTGGGTGAGGAGATCACGGTCAACCTACGCACGATTCACGATATCCCGCTGCGCGTTCGCGGTCCGAGGCCTATCCCCGATCGCTTCGAGGTGCGCGGAGAAATATATATGCGCCGTCAGGACTTCGCCCGGCTTAACGAGGAACGCGAAGCGGCCGGCGAACGCGTCTTTATGAACCCCCGCAACGCCACCGCGGGCACGCTCAAGCTGCAGGATAGCCGCGAAGTGGCCCGCAGGCGGCTGCGCTTTTTCGCCTACTATCTGCGCGCCCCTGAGCTCGGGCTGTCCACGCATTGGGAGGCGCTCGGATGGCTGCGGGAACGCGGTTTTCCGGTAAACCCCCATGCCCAACATGCGCGCGACATGGACGAGGTCTTGGCCTTTATCCGGCGCTGGCACGAGGCCCGACACGAGCTCGAATACGATATCGACGGCGTGGTGGTGAAGGTCAACCAGCTGGCCCTGCATCCGTTGCTGGGGGAGACGGCCAAAAGCCCGCGCTGGGCGATCGCCTTCAAGTATCCGCCGGATCAGGCTATAACGCGTCTGCGTGAGATCACCCTCCAGGTGGGCCGAACAGGCATCGTGACTCCGGTAGCGGAGCTAGAGCCCGTGGTGCTGTCTGGAACGACGGTCTCGCGGGCCTCGCTGCACAACGAGGACGAGATCCACCGCAAAGACATCCGGGTCGGGGACTGGGTCATCGTTGAAAAAGCCGGCGAGATCATTCCGCAGGTTGTCGGGGTAATCCGCGAGCGCCGTCCCCCGGAGGCCGTCCCGTTTCGGATGCCCTCTCAGTGTCCCGTCTGCGGGGCCCAACTGGTGCGGCCGGAGGGAGAGGTGCGCTATTACTGTCCCAACGCCTCTTGCTCGGCCCAGGTGCGGGAGCGCATCCGACACTTCGCCTCCCGCGACGCCATGGACATCGAGGGCCTGGGCGAGCGCCTTGTGGACGCGCTGGTTTCGGCGAACCTCGTGCGCGACGCGGCCGATCTATACAAGCTGCGGGCTGATGCGGTCGCGCGCCTGGAGCGCATGGGGCCGAAATCGGCCGAAAACCTCATGCAAGCGATCGCCCGATCGCGGCAGCGCCCCTTTGAGCGCGTTTTGTACGCCCTGGGGATCCGACATGTGGGATTGGTCACCGCGCGGGCTCTAGCCGAACATTTGGGGTCCATGGACCGCATTCGGCAAACCTCGTTGGAGCAGCTCATGCAGGTGCCCGGCGTAGGCCCCACGGTAGCCCAGGCGGTGCGGGCTTTCTTGGATGATCCTCATAACCAGGACCTTATCGAGCGGCTCCGGGCGGCCGGGCTGCGGCTAGAGCACCAAGGCCCCCGCGCAGACGCTCCCCTAAAGGGCAAGACCTTTGTGCTCACGGGCGCCCTCGAGGCCATGACCCGCGCCGAGGCCAAGGCCCGATTGGAGCAACTAGGAGCGCGCGTGACGGATTCCGTTAGCGCGCACACGAACTATCTCGTCATAGGTGCGGATCCCGGCTCCAAGCTCGACAAGGCTCGTCGGCTGGGGATTCCTCTACTGGATGAGGCCGCCTTCTTGCGGCTTCTGCAGGAGGCTGAATCCCAAAAAGCGTAG
- a CDS encoding cation-transporting P-type ATPase, giving the protein MGELDTTVSPTGLSGSEAQRRLEVYGPNALPERPPEPLWERLGRQIRSPLVYILLLALFIDGAIWLYEGGRELPLESLAILAILLLNTALGVLQEKRSEQALRRLKALAEPSVWVLRDGRFTRIPSRQLVPGDVVRLEAGDRVPADGSLLEAHGLLVDESLLTGESVPQDKGAGEELYAGTLLVRGRALLEVSRTGPRSAMGRIASALSEMQEEQTPLERRLAAFGGRVARWVLVLALGLVGLGLLVEGFSGRVILFAVALAVAAVPEGLPAVLSLTLALGVERMARRKAVVRRLAAVEALGSVTVIATDKTGTLTENRMDVESVVGPDPEGALLAMVVCNDADLRTGAGDPLELGLLRYAAQRLDVERVRRENPRLSERPFDSTWKFMRVSTPSGSFLKGAPEALIPRLALPASEQQELLHQAERYAEEGFRVLGFAHGPGEQEGELRFLGFALLLDPPRAEVPEAIRRIQQAGVRVVMITGDHPATALAVARRLGMRAEVVVTGPELERLSDAELLSVDVFARVRPEDKLRIVRAFQEAGEVVAMTGDGVNDAPALKRADVGVAMGQRGSDVSREVADLVLLDDNFATIVAAVEEGRSIYENIQKFIRFLFSTNLSEVLLVAVGLVLAALMGLRDAAGHLLLPLSAAQILWINLITDGLPALALALDRNPGVLGRPPRSPQSPLLDGPSLRFVVLTGLLKATVALLLLLLLPMRTDLDKARTTVFHFMAVGQLFFAYAARHTDQRPLPNAYLHGAVALGIALQLAVGVWMPAFVSATPIDAPLWGLLLGCALGVWLVAEALDRRLWPAVKNP; this is encoded by the coding sequence ATGGGAGAGCTCGACACAACCGTGTCGCCGACGGGGCTCAGCGGCTCTGAGGCGCAAAGACGCCTGGAGGTTTACGGCCCTAATGCGCTTCCGGAGAGGCCGCCAGAGCCCCTCTGGGAGCGCCTGGGGCGTCAGATCCGTAGCCCCCTAGTTTACATTCTGCTATTGGCCCTATTCATAGACGGGGCGATTTGGCTCTATGAGGGAGGGCGCGAGCTGCCCCTGGAATCGCTGGCCATCTTGGCCATTCTGCTCTTGAATACGGCTCTGGGGGTGCTGCAGGAGAAGCGCTCTGAGCAGGCGCTCAGGCGCCTTAAGGCCCTCGCGGAGCCCTCGGTGTGGGTGCTTCGGGATGGCCGTTTCACGAGGATTCCGAGCCGACAATTGGTCCCGGGCGATGTGGTGCGGCTAGAGGCCGGAGACCGCGTGCCGGCGGACGGATCGCTCCTAGAGGCCCATGGGCTGCTCGTGGACGAAAGCCTGCTAACGGGCGAAAGCGTGCCGCAGGACAAGGGGGCCGGCGAGGAGCTATACGCCGGCACCCTGCTTGTGAGGGGCCGAGCCCTGCTAGAGGTGAGCCGCACCGGGCCGAGAAGCGCCATGGGCCGTATAGCGAGCGCCCTAAGCGAAATGCAGGAGGAGCAGACCCCATTAGAGCGTCGGCTTGCGGCCTTCGGAGGCCGGGTGGCGCGTTGGGTGCTGGTCTTGGCTTTGGGCCTCGTGGGGCTTGGGCTCCTTGTGGAGGGCTTTTCCGGGCGTGTGATCCTGTTCGCCGTAGCCTTGGCCGTGGCCGCGGTGCCGGAGGGGCTACCGGCTGTGCTGAGCCTGACCTTGGCTTTGGGCGTAGAACGCATGGCCCGCCGCAAGGCCGTGGTCCGTCGTCTTGCCGCCGTAGAGGCCTTGGGAAGCGTTACGGTCATCGCCACGGACAAAACGGGCACCCTTACGGAAAACCGCATGGACGTTGAATCCGTTGTCGGACCCGATCCAGAGGGCGCGTTGCTGGCGATGGTCGTATGCAACGACGCCGACCTCAGAACGGGCGCCGGCGATCCGCTGGAGCTAGGGCTGCTGCGGTACGCGGCCCAGCGGCTGGATGTGGAACGGGTGCGCCGCGAAAACCCGCGCCTCTCGGAGCGCCCTTTTGATAGCACCTGGAAGTTCATGCGCGTCAGCACGCCCTCCGGAAGCTTTCTCAAAGGGGCCCCTGAGGCCCTGATCCCCCGTTTGGCCCTTCCGGCATCGGAGCAGCAGGAGCTGCTACACCAAGCGGAGCGCTACGCCGAAGAGGGGTTCCGCGTACTGGGCTTTGCGCACGGACCGGGGGAGCAAGAAGGGGAGCTACGCTTTTTGGGCTTTGCGCTGCTGCTCGATCCACCCCGAGCAGAGGTGCCGGAGGCGATCCGGCGCATCCAACAGGCCGGGGTGCGGGTCGTGATGATCACGGGCGATCATCCGGCTACAGCCCTGGCCGTTGCGCGCAGACTGGGAATGCGGGCCGAGGTCGTGGTCACGGGCCCGGAGCTGGAGCGGCTTTCGGATGCGGAGCTGCTTTCGGTGGACGTTTTCGCCCGGGTGCGGCCGGAGGATAAACTCCGCATCGTGCGCGCGTTTCAAGAGGCCGGAGAGGTGGTGGCCATGACCGGCGACGGGGTAAACGACGCTCCGGCCCTCAAACGAGCCGACGTCGGAGTGGCCATGGGGCAACGGGGCTCGGATGTGTCCCGTGAGGTGGCGGACCTAGTGCTCCTCGATGACAACTTCGCCACCATCGTGGCCGCGGTCGAGGAGGGGCGCAGCATCTACGAGAACATCCAGAAGTTCATTCGCTTTCTTTTTTCAACCAACCTCTCGGAAGTCCTTCTTGTGGCCGTGGGGTTGGTCTTGGCCGCCCTTATGGGTCTGCGGGATGCGGCCGGGCATCTGCTTCTGCCCCTTAGCGCGGCGCAGATCCTTTGGATCAATTTAATCACCGATGGCCTGCCGGCCTTGGCTCTGGCCCTGGACCGCAATCCCGGCGTGCTAGGGCGCCCGCCCCGATCGCCGCAAAGTCCTCTGCTGGACGGGCCCTCTTTGCGTTTCGTCGTGCTCACCGGCCTATTGAAGGCGACCGTAGCGCTGCTGCTTTTGCTGTTGTTGCCCATGCGGACGGATCTTGACAAAGCCCGAACAACCGTATTTCACTTCATGGCCGTTGGCCAGCTGTTTTTCGCCTACGCGGCCCGGCATACAGACCAGAGGCCGCTTCCCAACGCATACCTGCACGGGGCCGTGGCCCTGGGCATAGCCTTGCAGCTAGCCGTGGGCGTCTGGATGCCCGCTTTTGTGTCCGCTACCCCCATAGACGCTCCTCTTTGGGGGCTGCTTCTGGGTTGCGCGTTGGGGGTATGGCTTGTTGCGGAGGCCCTAGATCGCCGGCTATGGCCAGCGGTAAAAAACCCGTAA
- a CDS encoding hemolysin family protein, with the protein MDPEEHASWSWIWGGILVLAGAGAYFGALQWRRGVHPAEESEGPLALLGALSAAIAQSVAAAALVLGWWWITEPLPRAWQPVCFLGLLGALSYVDWRARRPAPSLWRHIGLGVALAFLPLAWVLSPLVRTLERTLQRHMSPRQPAQMPQPETASARDPEQAELITGLLEFRGKTARDVLVSRLDMAAVPATASWETVRQLIEETGYSRIPVYGESPDEILGVLYAKDLLELLQQSPPDPPSWIQMVRPALFVPPSTGLEELLRLFQQRRQHMAIVVDEFGGTLGLVTLRDVIDEIIGEPQEEQTVPSPQALGPGEYRLDGRTRLEDLEQLLGRRLGPEEPALETVAGLILYHAGRVPAAGDTLLIDRFRFVIEEATSHRILRLRVQRLDQAEPTPPNPRTQSA; encoded by the coding sequence GTGGACCCCGAAGAACACGCCAGTTGGTCCTGGATCTGGGGGGGGATACTGGTCCTCGCCGGAGCGGGCGCTTATTTTGGCGCGCTGCAATGGCGGCGTGGCGTGCATCCGGCGGAGGAGTCCGAGGGCCCCTTGGCCCTTTTGGGGGCCCTTTCGGCGGCGATCGCCCAGAGCGTTGCCGCGGCCGCTTTGGTGCTCGGCTGGTGGTGGATCACGGAACCCCTGCCCCGGGCCTGGCAGCCGGTCTGCTTTTTGGGGCTTCTGGGAGCGCTAAGCTATGTGGACTGGCGGGCCCGGCGTCCGGCACCTAGCCTGTGGAGGCACATTGGATTGGGGGTTGCGCTCGCCTTCTTGCCCTTAGCTTGGGTGCTCTCTCCGCTGGTGCGGACGCTAGAGCGAACCCTGCAAAGGCACATGAGCCCTCGGCAGCCGGCTCAGATGCCCCAGCCTGAGACCGCATCGGCTCGTGATCCGGAGCAAGCGGAGCTCATCACCGGACTGCTGGAGTTTCGAGGCAAGACAGCGCGCGATGTGCTCGTATCACGTCTAGACATGGCGGCCGTCCCCGCTACGGCCTCCTGGGAAACGGTGCGTCAACTCATTGAGGAAACCGGATATTCTCGCATTCCCGTCTATGGAGAATCCCCAGACGAGATCCTGGGCGTTTTGTACGCTAAAGACCTGCTCGAACTTCTGCAGCAGAGTCCGCCGGATCCTCCATCTTGGATTCAGATGGTTCGTCCTGCTCTGTTCGTGCCCCCCAGTACGGGCCTTGAGGAACTGTTGCGGCTGTTTCAGCAGCGACGCCAGCACATGGCCATCGTGGTCGACGAATTCGGGGGGACCCTGGGGCTAGTAACGCTACGGGACGTAATCGATGAGATCATCGGAGAGCCCCAGGAGGAGCAAACCGTTCCCAGTCCGCAAGCGTTGGGGCCTGGGGAGTACCGTCTAGACGGCCGCACGCGACTGGAGGACCTGGAACAGCTTCTTGGTCGCCGTCTCGGGCCGGAGGAGCCCGCCTTAGAGACCGTGGCGGGACTTATCTTGTATCACGCCGGCAGGGTGCCCGCGGCGGGGGATACACTGCTTATCGACCGGTTTCGCTTCGTTATCGAGGAGGCCACCTCGCATCGGATCCTGCGGTTGCGGGTTCAGCGCTTGGATCAAGCGGAGCCCACCCCCCCAAACCCTCGAACCCAATCCGCATAA
- a CDS encoding M14 family metallopeptidase: MRRALWGSILGLWLASVAGAQPVPRPEAVLGFRPGADFQLADYATLLRYYRALDAASERVEMLEIGRSAMGRPMMLLLISDAENLRQRERYRRISEQLAKARLSEEEARRLAREGRAIVWIDNGLHATEVAPAQHAPELAYYLATDESPETQRIRRETILLLMPCMNPDGLDTVVTWYRRHLGTPFETSPLPWLYHKYVGHDNNRDWYMQTQPETQAVSRVLYREWFPQIVLNHHQVAPFPARIFVPPFADPSNPNIHPLIMRGITLVGNAMATRLEQKGKAGVVSRRVFSTWWNGGMRTVPYFHNMIGLLTETALYRYATPRYYAPDELPDTFAGGLPTRVPTTDYPMPWLGGWWRLRDAVEYIFETSMATLDVASRYREELLWNLYQMGREAIERGRMGSPKAWVIPPDQWDPSAAVALVNVLWRGGLEVWRADAPFEADGRRYPAGAYIVPAAQAFQAYARDLLEPQVYTDIRRPGQPPEPPYDIAGWTLPSTMGVRVERIEGHWEPPKISVIENEIKPPASIQGDGRYVAFSPRSNDSFRWLNRALEAGLRVYRSAEAVSALGSAYGPGTVFVDLQGSAGERFLRQITAEGAQGVRTNALPGGARALRRVRVGIYEPWRPSMDAGWTRWLLEQYGFAYRVLRDQDIRNGNLRAQLDAIILPSEGVAHLVRGFEPGTMPEEYTGGLGDAGLAALRAFVREGGTLIALDEAAQTVMRYFDVPVASGLEGLRREEFYCPGSVLRLYLDVRHPIAWGMPPETAAYFINSQAFVWRARTGERQPGEANLEPGQSRDGATVVGVYPRIPLLQSGWLLGEQHLQGKAAVVEVKQGQGRYVLLGFGVQFRGQPHATFKLLFNSLLYAIS, from the coding sequence ATGAGACGCGCCTTATGGGGCTCGATCCTGGGGCTTTGGCTTGCTTCCGTCGCTGGGGCTCAGCCTGTGCCCAGGCCAGAGGCCGTGTTGGGCTTTCGGCCCGGAGCGGATTTTCAGTTGGCTGATTACGCTACGCTTCTGCGCTACTACCGAGCTCTGGATGCGGCCTCAGAGCGGGTGGAGATGCTTGAGATCGGCCGCTCGGCCATGGGCCGGCCTATGATGTTGCTGCTCATCTCCGATGCGGAAAACCTGCGGCAACGAGAGCGCTACCGCCGCATATCGGAGCAGTTGGCCAAGGCGCGTCTTTCCGAGGAGGAAGCCCGGCGCCTTGCGCGCGAGGGCCGCGCCATTGTCTGGATCGACAACGGCCTGCATGCGACCGAGGTCGCCCCTGCGCAGCATGCACCGGAGCTGGCCTACTATTTGGCCACGGACGAAAGCCCGGAGACGCAGCGCATTCGGCGCGAGACGATCCTGCTGCTTATGCCCTGCATGAACCCCGATGGGCTCGATACGGTCGTGACCTGGTATCGTCGCCATCTGGGAACGCCCTTTGAGACGAGCCCGCTGCCATGGCTTTATCACAAATACGTGGGGCACGACAACAACCGCGACTGGTACATGCAGACGCAGCCGGAGACGCAGGCCGTAAGCCGGGTTTTGTATCGTGAGTGGTTTCCGCAGATCGTGCTCAATCATCATCAGGTGGCTCCGTTCCCGGCTCGGATCTTCGTGCCGCCGTTTGCCGATCCGAGCAACCCGAACATCCATCCTCTGATCATGCGGGGTATCACGCTTGTGGGCAACGCTATGGCGACGCGCCTGGAGCAGAAGGGTAAGGCGGGGGTGGTCTCTCGGCGCGTGTTTTCGACCTGGTGGAATGGGGGGATGCGCACGGTTCCGTATTTTCACAACATGATCGGGCTCCTTACGGAGACGGCTCTGTACCGCTATGCCACACCGCGCTACTACGCGCCGGATGAGCTACCCGATACGTTTGCGGGGGGGCTTCCGACACGCGTGCCTACGACGGACTATCCCATGCCCTGGCTAGGGGGGTGGTGGCGGCTGCGCGACGCAGTGGAGTACATCTTTGAGACCTCGATGGCGACCCTGGATGTGGCCTCCCGATATCGGGAAGAGTTGCTATGGAACCTCTATCAGATGGGGCGGGAGGCGATCGAGCGGGGCCGGATGGGCTCTCCCAAAGCATGGGTGATCCCGCCGGACCAGTGGGATCCGTCGGCTGCGGTGGCGCTTGTAAACGTGCTATGGCGTGGGGGTTTAGAGGTGTGGCGGGCCGATGCGCCTTTTGAAGCCGATGGGCGGCGGTATCCGGCGGGCGCGTACATCGTTCCGGCCGCGCAGGCCTTTCAGGCATACGCGCGCGATCTGCTTGAGCCGCAGGTGTATACGGATATCCGACGGCCGGGTCAGCCTCCGGAGCCGCCTTATGATATCGCCGGTTGGACGCTGCCGAGCACGATGGGCGTACGCGTGGAGCGGATCGAGGGGCACTGGGAGCCGCCCAAAATATCCGTTATTGAAAATGAAATAAAACCCCCCGCCTCTATTCAAGGCGATGGACGTTATGTGGCCTTTAGTCCGCGTTCTAATGACAGTTTTCGCTGGTTAAACCGGGCCTTGGAGGCGGGACTGCGGGTGTATCGCAGCGCCGAAGCGGTCTCGGCTCTAGGCTCTGCGTATGGGCCCGGAACGGTTTTCGTAGATCTTCAAGGGTCCGCCGGGGAGCGCTTTTTGCGTCAGATCACGGCCGAAGGCGCTCAAGGGGTGCGCACAAATGCGCTCCCTGGGGGGGCTCGAGCTCTGCGTCGGGTGCGTGTGGGTATTTACGAGCCTTGGCGGCCGAGCATGGATGCTGGCTGGACGCGCTGGCTGCTGGAGCAGTACGGGTTTGCGTATCGTGTGTTGCGGGATCAGGATATCCGAAACGGCAACCTGCGCGCGCAGTTGGATGCGATCATCCTGCCCTCGGAGGGGGTAGCCCATCTGGTTCGGGGTTTTGAGCCCGGCACCATGCCCGAGGAATATACGGGGGGTCTGGGGGATGCGGGCTTGGCCGCCCTGCGCGCCTTTGTTCGGGAAGGGGGGACCTTGATCGCACTGGATGAGGCGGCGCAGACCGTGATGCGATACTTTGATGTGCCCGTAGCCTCCGGGCTGGAGGGGTTGCGTCGAGAGGAGTTTTACTGTCCGGGTTCGGTCCTGCGCCTCTACCTAGACGTGCGGCATCCAATCGCCTGGGGGATGCCCCCGGAGACGGCGGCTTACTTTATCAACAGCCAGGCTTTCGTGTGGCGAGCTCGTACTGGGGAGCGTCAGCCAGGGGAGGCGAACCTAGAACCCGGACAGAGCCGGGACGGGGCGACCGTGGTGGGGGTGTATCCTCGTATTCCGTTATTACAAAGCGGTTGGCTTCTAGGCGAACAGCACCTACAAGGCAAGGCTGCGGTGGTGGAGGTTAAGCAAGGTCAGGGTCGTTACGTACTGTTAGGCTTCGGGGTGCAATTTCGCGGCCAGCCGCATGCGACCTTTAAGCTCCTGTTCAACAGCCTGCTGTATGCCATAAGCTAG